A stretch of Paenibacillus peoriae DNA encodes these proteins:
- a CDS encoding aldo/keto reductase produces the protein MNDPIPEKVLNDGTKVPVIGFGTAGLKGADGVKAITSAINAGYRLIDTAFNYENEGAVGKAVQQSSVPREELLICSKLPGRRHAYQEAIVTIEESLYRGGLDYYDLYLIHWPNPQIDRYVEAWQALIEAKKRGYIRSIGVCNFLPEHNERLIRETGVTPSLNQVELHPLFNQEHQRAKDAEQGIVTESWSPLGRGHSMLENEEIGKIAAAHGKTNTQAILRWHIQLGAIPIPKASSLNHQTENLDIFDFELSPEEMNMISAFSSEDGRIWDQDPKSYEEL, from the coding sequence ATGAACGATCCAATTCCGGAGAAGGTATTGAATGATGGCACTAAGGTGCCCGTCATTGGATTTGGGACTGCTGGATTGAAGGGTGCAGATGGAGTCAAGGCAATTACCAGCGCGATTAATGCAGGTTACCGTCTGATCGACACAGCGTTCAACTATGAAAATGAGGGTGCTGTCGGGAAAGCGGTCCAGCAGAGCTCTGTGCCCAGAGAAGAATTGTTGATTTGCTCCAAACTACCAGGTCGCCGACATGCTTACCAAGAAGCCATTGTAACGATCGAAGAGTCATTATATAGAGGAGGTCTGGACTATTATGATCTGTACCTAATCCATTGGCCGAATCCCCAAATTGATCGATATGTTGAAGCCTGGCAGGCGTTAATTGAGGCGAAGAAAAGGGGCTATATTCGTTCCATCGGGGTCTGCAATTTTTTGCCCGAGCATAATGAACGTTTAATTCGGGAAACAGGTGTCACTCCGAGCTTAAATCAAGTTGAATTGCACCCATTATTTAATCAGGAACATCAGCGTGCAAAAGATGCTGAACAGGGTATCGTGACGGAATCGTGGAGCCCCTTGGGTCGTGGTCACAGTATGCTGGAGAATGAAGAGATTGGGAAAATTGCTGCTGCTCATGGTAAAACGAATACACAAGCGATTTTACGTTGGCATATCCAACTTGGAGCAATCCCGATCCCGAAGGCCTCTTCTTTAAATCACCAAACGGAGAATTTGGATATTTTTGATTTTGAGTTGTCTCCAGAGGAAATGAACATGATTTCGGCATTTAGCAGTGAGGATGGACGGATATGGGATCAGGACCCCAAGTCCTATGAAGAGCTATAA
- a CDS encoding PspA/IM30 family protein codes for MGILSRFRDIMKVNVNALMDKVGDPEKTIDDYMRNLNSDLGKVKAETVSVLADERRAKRALDECKAEIKKLQHYASKSVEAGNEEEARKFLERKGLQAEKLEQLQTSYDVASTNAVNMKIMQEKLVSDMGQLEARHAELKGKMAVAKAQQTLNSIGNGNSAFEVMEEQVNRAYDEAMAIAELRAGTKDDLDALFAQYEKSTNTEDELAAIKEKINPKES; via the coding sequence ATGGGAATTTTGTCGAGGTTTAGGGATATTATGAAAGTGAATGTTAACGCCTTAATGGATAAGGTGGGAGATCCAGAGAAAACCATTGATGATTATATGCGGAATTTGAACAGTGATCTAGGCAAGGTGAAAGCGGAGACGGTATCGGTATTGGCTGATGAGAGAAGGGCCAAAAGAGCACTGGATGAATGCAAAGCCGAGATCAAAAAGCTCCAGCATTATGCCAGTAAGTCTGTGGAAGCTGGTAATGAAGAGGAAGCTCGAAAGTTTCTGGAGAGAAAAGGTTTGCAGGCGGAGAAATTGGAACAATTACAAACGTCCTATGATGTAGCTTCGACAAACGCCGTAAATATGAAGATAATGCAGGAGAAGTTGGTGTCCGATATGGGGCAACTAGAAGCGCGGCACGCTGAACTTAAAGGGAAGATGGCGGTTGCCAAAGCACAGCAAACCTTGAATTCTATCGGCAACGGGAATTCTGCTTTTGAGGTTATGGAAGAGCAGGTGAACAGAGCGTATGATGAAGCGATGGCTATAGCCGAGCTTCGGGCAGGAACGAAGGACGACCTGGATGCCTTATTTGCACAATACGAGAAGAGTACGAATACAGAAGATGAATTGGCTGCAATCAAAGAAAAAATCAACCCTAAGGAATCATAA
- a CDS encoding TFIIB-type zinc ribbon-containing protein, with protein MPVIEYKCPNCGSGMVFDSETGRLSCHSCGREDNIESIPDPLINRIFSEDEAHEYHCNNCGAVIMTEVETSATVCSFCGSAVVLGDRLTGKLAPAQVIPFSISKEEAIAAFKKWCKNGRLTPNRFMIADRIKGITGMYVPFWLYELHNKIEVQGEGTQVRTYTSGDYEYTETKHFDVYRKIRLNYVKVPIDAAEKMNDELMDKLEPFPYDQLKPFKTPYLAGYIAEKYSYNEEELFPRVKEKVKEYIDAYIHSTVSVYTAVSYTEKQVDTTLKQADYVLLPVWVIHYDYNQLEHTFAMNGQTGKVVGKPPISKFKVTAWFAGIFGMTLFSLRLITWLMMGGEFY; from the coding sequence ATGCCGGTTATCGAATACAAATGCCCCAACTGCGGCAGCGGTATGGTCTTTGACAGTGAGACAGGGAGGTTATCCTGTCATAGTTGCGGAAGAGAGGACAATATCGAATCTATTCCTGATCCTCTGATAAATCGTATTTTTTCGGAGGATGAGGCTCATGAGTATCATTGTAATAACTGCGGAGCCGTGATTATGACCGAAGTGGAGACGAGTGCAACGGTGTGCAGCTTTTGTGGTTCTGCCGTGGTTCTCGGGGATCGACTGACTGGGAAGCTGGCTCCAGCGCAGGTTATTCCTTTTTCAATCAGTAAGGAAGAAGCCATAGCTGCTTTCAAAAAATGGTGCAAGAATGGCCGTCTGACGCCGAATCGGTTCATGATAGCAGACCGAATCAAGGGAATAACCGGGATGTATGTGCCTTTCTGGTTATATGAATTACATAATAAAATTGAGGTTCAAGGTGAAGGTACCCAAGTGCGAACCTATACGAGTGGAGACTACGAATATACGGAAACGAAGCATTTTGATGTATATCGGAAAATCCGTTTGAATTATGTAAAGGTTCCGATTGATGCTGCGGAGAAAATGAACGACGAGTTGATGGATAAATTGGAGCCATTTCCATACGATCAGCTAAAACCCTTTAAAACGCCATATCTAGCAGGTTATATTGCGGAGAAGTACAGTTATAACGAAGAAGAGCTTTTCCCGCGAGTTAAAGAAAAAGTGAAGGAATATATTGATGCTTATATTCATTCTACGGTGTCAGTGTATACGGCCGTGAGTTATACGGAAAAGCAAGTTGATACTACATTAAAACAAGCGGATTATGTCCTGCTCCCGGTGTGGGTCATACACTATGACTACAATCAATTGGAGCATACATTTGCTATGAACGGACAGACGGGCAAGGTAGTCGGTAAGCCTCCGATTAGCAAGTTCAAGGTGACGGCTTGGTTTGCAGGCATTTTCGGCATGACTCTCTTTTCATTAAGGTTAATCACTTGGTTGATGATGGGAGGAGAATTCTATTGA
- a CDS encoding TPM domain-containing protein: protein MKRHRAIVAVLLFFAVFLALPMEMKGEPATTEMKSLIYDEAGLLNQEEYDVLNTMANQYGAERETDIIIYTTLNPDNMDVMKMTQDFYDDHGPGYDRSHGNAVILTMDMRNREVYLAGFYKAERYLDDDRLTKIRHEISPDLTNGNYGVAFQKYILGAHKYLAIRPGVNPDSIFFKGWLHLAIALGLAAMIVGKMVSNSGGRVTVNRQTYEDANASGVLEHRDQYLHTTTTKRKIEKSSSSSSSGGGGGTTSGGHSHSGSRGSF, encoded by the coding sequence TTGAAAAGACATAGAGCCATTGTAGCCGTTTTGTTGTTCTTTGCTGTTTTTCTGGCGCTTCCTATGGAAATGAAGGGCGAACCAGCAACGACAGAAATGAAGTCATTGATTTATGACGAAGCGGGTTTGCTCAATCAGGAAGAGTATGATGTGTTGAACACGATGGCTAATCAATACGGAGCGGAAAGAGAAACGGACATTATTATTTATACTACCCTCAATCCCGACAATATGGATGTTATGAAAATGACGCAGGACTTTTATGATGACCATGGCCCAGGGTATGACAGATCTCATGGGAACGCGGTTATTTTAACGATGGATATGAGAAATAGAGAGGTGTACTTGGCCGGATTTTATAAGGCAGAACGGTATCTGGATGATGACAGGCTTACTAAAATACGCCATGAGATTAGCCCGGATCTGACGAACGGCAACTATGGGGTGGCATTTCAAAAGTATATTCTAGGCGCGCATAAATATTTGGCGATCCGTCCAGGGGTGAACCCAGACAGTATATTTTTTAAAGGCTGGCTTCATTTGGCGATTGCACTGGGATTGGCGGCGATGATCGTGGGCAAGATGGTTTCCAATTCTGGCGGTCGGGTTACGGTAAATCGACAGACCTACGAGGATGCGAACGCTTCAGGAGTTCTGGAGCATCGAGATCAGTATCTTCACACAACGACAACAAAACGGAAGATTGAAAAGAGCAGCAGTAGCAGCAGCTCAGGCGGTGGTGGCGGAACTACCAGCGGCGGTCATTCGCATAGCGGCAGCAGAGGATCATTTTAA